The Gammaproteobacteria bacterium DNA window GCCGCTGTTGGCGCGCTTTGGCGAGGCGGAAGTCTCCCTGCCAGGCGGCTGTGCGATTGGTTCGCGCCCGGTGGATTTGCACATCAAGGGTATGCGCCAGCTCGGCGCTGAGATCAAGGTAGAAAACGGCTACATCAGAGCCAAGTGCAAGCGCCTCAAGGGGGCTCGTCTGTACATGGACATGGTGACCGTGACCGGTACCGAAAACCTGATGATGGCGGCCACCCTGGCCGAAGGCGTCACCGTCATTGAGAATGCCGCGCGCGAGCCGGAAATCGTCGACTTGGCCATCTGCCTGAATGCCATGGGTGCCAAGATCAGCGGTGCGGGAACCGATTCCATTACCATCGAAGGTGTGGAGCGCTTGCACGGCTGTCATCACCGCATTCTGCCTGACCGCATTGAAACCGGAACCTACCTGGTGGGTGCGGCAATCACTGGTGGTCGGGTGCGGATGCGCGATGCCGATCCTTCGCAGTTGGATGCGGTGATTGCCAAACTGCGCGAGGCCGGTGCCGAAATCAGCACTGGCCCAGACTGGATTGAGCTGGACATGAAGGGCCGTCGTCCGCTCGCAGTCGATATTCACACCATGCCGCATCCGGCTTTCCCCACCGACATGCAGGCGCAGTTTGTTGCGCTGAATGCTGTGGCCGATGGTGTCAGTACGGTGATCGAAACCATATTCGAGAATCGCTTCATGCACATCCAGGAGCTGCAGCGCATGGGTGCACGCATGCGGGTTG harbors:
- the murA gene encoding UDP-N-acetylglucosamine 1-carboxyvinyltransferase, encoding MDKLMITGGTRLEGEIPVSGAKNAALPILFATLLAETPSVISNVPHLHDVTTTMELLGRLGAQLVVDEKLTVEVDASHIHSQHAPYDLVKTMRASILVLGPLLARFGEAEVSLPGGCAIGSRPVDLHIKGMRQLGAEIKVENGYIRAKCKRLKGARLYMDMVTVTGTENLMMAATLAEGVTVIENAAREPEIVDLAICLNAMGAKISGAGTDSITIEGVERLHGCHHRILPDRIETGTYLVGAAITGGRVRMRDADPSQLDAVIAKLREAGAEISTGPDWIELDMKGRRPLAVDIHTMPHPAFPTDMQAQFVALNAVADGVSTVIETIFENRFMHIQELQRMGARMRVEGNTAIITGVEKLTAAPVMATDLRASASLVLAALVAEGDTLVDRIYHIDRGYERIEEKLSMLGAKIRRVPS